AACCAATTTTCCTCGTCTGCGATTATCCCATAATAAATTTTATATAGCTACATTATTTGAGCCCCAATTAAGTTCTTTACCTACAAATCCGCATAAGCTTATTTTCGCATGCTTAGCTTGTTCGAAGAATTTCATATAAAACGTTAAAGTCAAATTGTAGTGAGGGAGAAGAACGTCTATGAAACAAAACATTTATGATAACGAAACGTTTTATCATTCGTATATGAATCTTCGGGAAACAATGACCGGTCTCAATGATGTTCTTGAGATTCCGGCTTTCAGGGCCTTGCTGTCGGAAATGACCGGTAAGGCGATATTGGACTTGGGCTGCGGTTATGGAGAGGCCTGCAAATGGTATGTCGGTCAGGGTGCTGGCAGTGTCGTTGGAATCGACATCTCGAGCCGCATGATTGAAAAAGCCAAGGCGACCTATAGCGACGAAAAGATTGACTATCAGTGTTGTCCCATCGAAGACGTCGAATTTTCAGACAACCGGTTCGATATGGTTCTCAGTTCCTTGGCGTTTCATTATGTAGCCGATTATGGAGCGTTGGTCAACAA
This window of the Veillonellales bacterium genome carries:
- a CDS encoding class I SAM-dependent methyltransferase, coding for MKQNIYDNETFYHSYMNLRETMTGLNDVLEIPAFRALLSEMTGKAILDLGCGYGEACKWYVGQGAGSVVGIDISSRMIEKAKATYSDEKIDYQCCPIEDVEFSDNRFDMVLSSLAFHYVADYGALVNKIGRWLKPGGYLLFSQEHPIATAKKVPDGWVKGDDGRKIHWITDNYSEEGLREQTWFINGVIKYHRTMATLVNTLIDEGFRIAKVVEPTALPAAEKMNCELKNERRRPPFVIIKAQKD